From one Populus alba chromosome 17, ASM523922v2, whole genome shotgun sequence genomic stretch:
- the LOC118048735 gene encoding polyadenylate-binding protein 2 has translation MDGDDVDMAAAETAEAVPELDDMKKRLKEMEDEAAALREMQAKVEKEMGSVQDPSASATASQANKEEVDSRSVFVGNVDYSCTPEEVQQHFQACGTVNRVTIRSDKYGQPKGYAYVEFVETEAVQEALLLNESELHGRQLKVTAKRTNVPGMKQFRARRPNPYMGFPPRGAIMPPYLFSPYGYGKVMRYRMPMRYSPYG, from the exons ATGGACGGTGACGATGTGGACATGGCCGCTGCGGAGACCGCCGAAGCAGTACCA GAACTTGATGATATGAAGAAGAGATTAAAGGAGATGGAAGATGAAGCTGCTGCTCTTCGTGAGATGCAGGCTAAGGTTGAGAAGGAAATGGGTTCTGTTCAAG ATCCTAGTGCTTCTGCTACTGCATCTCAAGCAAATAAAGAGGAAGTAGATTCTCGATCAGTGTTTGTTGGTAAT GTGGACTATTCGTGCACCCCTGAAGAAGTGCAGCAGCATTTTCAGGCATGCGGGACGGTAAATAGGGTCACTATCCGTTCTGACAAGTATGGTCAGCCAAAGGGTTATGCATATGTCGAATTTGTTGAGACAGAGGCTGTGCAGGAGGCTCTCCTTTTAAATGAATCTGAATTGCATGGCCGCCAATTGAAG GTAACTGCTAAGCGGACAAATGTACCTGGGATGAAGCAGTTCCGTGCTCGTCGACCCAACCCGTACATGGGGTTTCCACCCAGGGGTGCAATTATGCCTCCTTATCTCTTCTCTCCTTATGGTTACGG GAAGGTAATGAGATATAGAATGCCAATGCGTTACAGCCCCTATGGCTAA